In Lutra lutra chromosome 5, mLutLut1.2, whole genome shotgun sequence, a single genomic region encodes these proteins:
- the LOC125100899 gene encoding histone H2B subacrosomal variant-like yields MARSNTKKNKCSRGHRSPVSKKRSHSSTDFGHRNYSLYVNRVLKEVVPQRGITSRTLDIMNTLINDIFERISMEACSLMCFRNRCTLTPEDIQKAVYLLLPGKLAKYAVAFGNEAVQRYVRS; encoded by the coding sequence ATGGCCAGATCCAACACCAAAAAGAACAAGTGCTCCAGAGGACATCGAAGCCCAGTCTCCAAAAAGAGATCACATTCCAGCACTGATTTTGGCCATAGAAATTATTCACTCTACGTTAACAGGGTCCTAAAAGAAGTGGTTCCCCAGAGGGGCATAACATCTCGCACCTTGGACATCATGAACACCCTGATCAATGACATCTTTGAGCGCATTTCTATGGAAGCCTGCAGCTTGATGTGTTTCAGAAATCGCTGTACCCTCACCCCTGAAGATATCCAGAAGGCAGTGTACCTGCTCTTGCCTGGGAAACTAGCTAAGTATGCAGTGGCTTTTGGAAATGAAGCTGTCCAAAGATATGTCCGCTCCTAA